TATACTTTCAAAGTTTATATTTTTAACTCCTTTTCTCTTAGTTTTACGTTTTATCCCAAAGTTTCACCACATTGCAACTTTAGTCCCTTGACTTTACAAACGTCAATGTTTAATCCCTCATGTTTTTAATATTCTACCTTTACCCATGTACCATATATAATATACATTTTAACATGTTATTTTCTTTAATGATTTTCGTTCGCTAATTTCTTTTTTGAAAAACTAATTTGTCGTTAATCtctttgaatttcaaaatttttgaCTTTACCCTTTTTCGTTCCTTTACTTGGAAAAAAAgtttttaggtatgtatttttatgtaaatgttggtataaattcgagttaatCTACGTTTAAATGTAACTTTTTCAATGATTTTTTTTGCCAATTTTTCTTTAAAGAACTAATTTGTCGTTAATCTCTTTGAGTTTCAAAAGTTTTGACTTTGCCCCTTTTGTTCTTTTACTTGAAAAAATTTAACTTTTTACGTGCGGATTTTTATGTATGTAtcagtataaattcgagttgatATCTTTTTAGACGAAAACTTATCATGGGAAATGAGTCAGTGCAAGTATAATACGTTTTTTACATACCATACAGAGTGTcgttaaatataatatattttcatctgatggtataaattcaagttacttTGCGTTTCATGTGTTTTCATTTTTTAAAGCTATGATAAGCCCATTTTGATTGTTGCGCATCGGTCACGTTACATAGCACTTACGTTAATCCATTCGATATTTGCAATATACCCGTGCCGCAATACGTGCAGGTCTATTTAATAGTATATCTTATAGCTAAATGTAGGTGGCAAACATGCTCCCCaaaactttgtagaatagtataTCTTATAGCTAAATGTAGGTGGCAAACATGCTCCCCAAAACTTTATAGAAATTACAAACTCTCTTCATGGATTATAGTTTTGGGCTTTGATGGTATTCTTTAGGCTCCGGCAAAGTTAGATGTATCAACTTGCAGGTATGATGGATGAGTCCAACATGCAATATGATAAGTCTTAGTTATGGATAAATTTTCATATTCTTATATCTTAACCGATCATACTACCCCAAACTTTTTTGAAACACATTTTTAGTCACTTAACTTTAGGAAGTATCATTTTCACCCCTCTACTTTCTATGAATTTATAAAATATCACTTTAATTCCCTCGAGAGTATATAATCTGATTTTTCCTTAATAATCTTTGTTCGTTTacttaaaaaaacaaatttgTTTCATGCTTattttgtttggaaacgagttaggtcaaatataatatgttttcgtgtttactTTTTATGTAGGTTACAACTATTACTATCTATCTTAAAAAACAAAGTCGGTGGCCTTTGTCACCGACCAAAACAAGCCCTACACTTTTAAAGTTGATCCCCTACACTTTCTGAAAACTTTCTTAAACTTCATTATTATCCCTTCAGGCTTCAACTTCTAACGTTTCAAGCTTACTCCATATTTTTTTATTCTTAAACttaaaaaacactattttctCACGAACTTATTTTTATGGGCGTGTCTGTATTAATTAAAATTGTGACGTAAACTGTATTGCTTTACGTTTTGACATAATTTTTTTCCGAAAcaatcgggtcaaatataattTGTTTTCATTCTTATTTATGTATACATTTTCAGTTGGTCTACATTTTGATGTAAATTTTGTTCAGAAACGAATCGGGTAAGATATAATACCTTTTCATTCAGTGGTAAAGATTTGAGTTACTGTACATTTTGATGCCGCTAAGTTTTAATTAACCCCCTAAACGGATCAACCCAGGTTCGATTTCGTTTTTTATGTATGATATAAATTCAATTTACTTGACTTTATGATCCAACCGCAATGCTTATGCAGGTTACACTAAGTTAGATTAGATATGTTGAAACACACATTTCCATATTGTTAAAGCATCATATAACGCTAGGACTAATCAACCCGAAGTTTGTCACTGGCCCACGATGCATCGCCCGCGGGTCATATTACTAGTTATTCAGAAACTTAAGTTGTTTGAATTAAAAGCATGAGAAACAATATAAAGAATTCCACACTTATAAGCGTGCTTATATTTTCAAACTTTCATGTGTAAGAATGTTTCATAGTtattaatctttcaaattttcaactataagtgtaatttttttttgcaatttttaGAATGTTATTATTCTCGTGCATCTATGTATGAAGTTTCTTTTTATCAACATAACCGAATTACCAACACTCAATAAATTAAACTATTGGGGTTATTCGAAATTAGTTATTTGGATAATCGGATTTGGACTTGAAGTTAATCATATTAGGTTATTCGCTAATTTGATAAAGTATAGATTAAAGCCAATAATATGTGCTTAGTTGGGTTTAAGGCCCAAATTACAAAGTGAAACCCAAACCCTTTACCAGTTCCATTCCTTATCCCATTCCAATTTTCCAATTGCCAAAACCTGTTTTGAATGTTTGCAACTTATATTTGGGTACCATACTTTAATTTTAACAACACCTTGGTGTATCACTTACTAGTATGTCATCTCACAAATCAGAATTGCTGACATTTTTTTAGGTACATTATCAACAGCACTTACTTGTGGGAcattgccgttaaaaaaaaaagaaaaaatcttGTGGAAATATTTCTGACTTTTTCTTTGAGATTATAATTACCCTCTACTAGTCATAATAGATAAACAGGATGTATTAAACTCAGCCAAAATCGGATAGGTATGAAAGAGTGAACATTATTGTTTATTTCTTACACTGTAAATTTCCGCAAGTAGTTTGATGTCCCAGTTAATTGACCAAACTGAGGCATTGGCCCTCTCGGCTACAACAACAAGTAGAGACCCTTCCAATGCGCCAATCATACACACGAGTGTTGCGAAAGAGAGCTCAGCCGGGTATGACTTTAATGTAAGCGCCTTTTATGCACCAAACAAACAAAGATAATCAGATTTTTTTTTCACATTAATTTGGTGGCTAATATCACCTAAAACATTATTGTCAAACATCTTTATGTCTTTCTAACAATGCAATAAATATTCAAATATTTTCTGTAATTATGTTATGAAGTCATCCGGTTTTAAGTCTGTTTCTGATCCATGAACGGGTAAGACTCTCGCTTTGATGACTAGTCTGGTTACGAAATTAAAGATTGTAAAATAGAGATGGAAACATGGTTAATTTAGGGACATTATTTTGCCTTGTGCCAAAGACCATAAAATTTTGACTTTGGCCTTAGCCATTAGTGATAAGAAACATACAACAACTTGGCAACTTCTACAACTACGCAAAGCTCATTAGAAAGCAATAGTGACATAATACTTTTAGTTAGTGATAACTTAATAATCACAAATGACATTATTGTTGTAAAATTCCCATTGTAATATAGTCGATTCGTGTATGAAATCAGAATTAAAAATTCCTAATTACTTTTAGTGTAGTATGCCAACCGATATGAATCAATGCTCATCAAATGCTTCTTATTTCTTGTTTCATTTCAAAAAATCAAAGAAACAAGATTGAATTTTGAATGGAAATTAAACTTACTTGGACAATGAGAAAACTTGCCCATGAAAAGCAACTGGCGGTGACCATGAGAGATCCTTTAAGCTGATCTTGAGTATTGAAAGTGTTAACAGAAGTTTGATGATGAAGAGTATGGTCATTTGTCCATGGAAATCGAATGGAAGGACCTCTAATTAGTGTCATCATCATGGCTCCTCCAACAGTCACTAATGTCCCTAGGATCTTGCCTTGGCTATGTAAACTCTTCATCTTCACCGTCTCAAGTCTACCAAAAGATAATACAATTATTTGTTTGAGAATAAAAATATCAAATTTGTTAATGCTATATGTTATTAAGTTATATGTGATTGAAATACTTAAAAGGCCGGGTTGAACACGATACATAAGCTTTTATATATCCATGGATTTGAACCCATTTTGTATTGTCCAATACCCATGCACAAGATCAAATCATATGCATTTTTAGCAACCCTACCTAAGCAAGTGTTAGTCAATTATATGACTCTCAAGAAATGTAAGCTTAAGGAGCAAGAATGTTGCAAGACGTTGTGAATGTTACATATTAAGAGACAATCAGGTTGATTTAGAAACAAGAATACCTTACGATCAAAGCCATAACAAAGGTAATGACTGGAACAATGTTGCGCATAGCTGCCGCAAAAGTTACAGTCGTAAATTTCATCCCACCAAATAACAAATTCTGGTCTATCACTGgcctgttgttcaaaatcaaccATTATCAATGTTGGAGAATAATACACGAAAACAAGTTTCCAGTTTCTTACTACGTGTTCATTATTTATGCTAAGACATTAAACACATATGCTACAGCTTACAACAATGAGAATTGGCACAAATTGGGTAATATAAAATACCAAAACCATGTTAAGAAAGAATGATTGGAAACTGGGTTTATTTCATTTAGTAGAAAATATGCTTTTTCACTAACTTTGAACACAAATAATTATATCTAAGTGATATTTTTCACTAACTGCATTCTACTATGTCCAAAGCACAGCTAAGGTCAGTGATATACTGATACTCAAATTGTGTTTGAAATAGAAAAGTTCTggaaaatgggggggggggggtggaatGTGTTTAAAACAATAATGAGGTTAAATAATTTTGTAGTTTTGTCTTTTTAAGTGACTAATTGACTAAGGTGTTACCATAGTTGTAGATACATAAGTGAACCCTCATACAccaaagagtaaattactttttaagtcTCTGTGTTTTAGTGGCTTTAatcacttgagtccaaaatcaaaaagtttaacgctgTGAGTCCCTAACCACTCATTTAataacgttttgagtccctgtgttttagtggttttaaccacttgaatccaaaatcaaaagtACAAGTGTTAAAAATTAGACTCAAAACTTTATAAAATGAGTGGTTAGGAACTCAGTACGttaaatattttgattttagacttaaatggttaaaaccactaaaacacaatgactcaaaaagtaatttactctacaCCAAAATTCACTACAAAGACCTAGAATTTCCAGAACAATTGAGATACTCGTGTCACTTGCATCTTAGGTTGAGTTGTCAATTTTGGCAATACAAACTGGTCTTTACTATTCTAATGCTGGGAGACAAACGCGTTCTTAGAAGACACgaaaaatattttattagaacGTATCAAACATGTGGCTTCTTATTGATTCTGTTTCCACCCTTTTCTTCGCTTTTaatttttgttaaaaattatGAATGTTATAatctacttagtcgagttcaaagggtcatgaaTAGTAATGTTATGTCCCCTAGATCTATGGAtatagtttttaaaagacttagttttgctattcaaaaatgGGTaacggcgcaacttgttgcccgtttaTCATCTATCTCAATGTAAATTAATAACACGATAATATGCAATGTAAACTcaatcttatttttttttttttcaaactgtAACCTTATTGTGATTTTTTAGGTTGcatttgttttcttttataatgTATTTTATGTAATTCTTTCATTGTGTTTTCTTTTCTCTTCCATTCTTTTTAAAATAACAATAATACCAAATTCATACCCTAGTAATCCCAGCAACATGATCTTCAGGAAGATAGAAATCGTCATCTTTGGCCTAATTTTTCTGATTGCACCCAAAAAGACAACGATCAAACGAATGATAACATGGAGGAAActatgggtatgtttggcaaaagtagctggtggctgtaagctggtagctagtagctgtagctttttagatatatttggtgtttggcagagtagctggagcttttaataaaatatataaaatgaccaaaatagacataactaaaaatataaaaagtttgtacattaaaaagttcattatctttagaggttaaaatagtcatttttctctaaaagcttgtagctcttCTAAATGCTACTAGTAGGAGTGTTCAACCAAAAGCTttaagctccttcaaccaaacaagtccttttattgagtaggagttttttcttaaaaacttaaagctagaagctcctaaaagcttcaTGCCAAACATACTCATAGAAGAGAGCTGCAAAGGCGTTTTTATATATAGCACACGAAGTAACATACCTTTCGAGGAAGAAAGCAAAAGGACCAATGAAGAGAGCTGCAAAGGCGTTTTTATAGACTGAAAAAGTGTAATGATTCAAACCTTTGTTTAGTGCACACTTGATAACTAAGCCGTTCAGACCATATGAAGCTTGCAAGAAAATCATGAACAAGTAAGGCTTGGTACACACATATACCCTCTTAAACGACTCTATAGACATGATGATTTTAAGGTTATTGTCTGTTTGATATCGAAATGGTTTGTAGTGGTATTTATGCACAAAGGCATTACCTGAATGTTTATAAAGTTCGACTTTTAATAATGCCACTATTCCGAAGAACTAATTCTCTATTTTAGTATGTATGAATGTTGTCTTTTGGGGAATTGGAGAAATAATTTTAACTGTAGGGAAATTTGTAATGAAATATATTCACAGCAAATTATCATTTTCAAGTTAATAAAATCTGATTTCCAAACCAAATGATTAGTTATGCTAGATTTATGATTCGTTGACCTATAATATTTGTTTCTTTAAATTTAAATAATCATGCACTTCGCGAAGTGAGGATTGGTGGGGCTTTCTAGTTTTCACTAAGATTCACTACTATTTGTTTACTAAATTTAACTAGTATCTTTTTGGCATGTGTTGAACCACACTaaaccataaaaaaaaaaaaaatactaacgTGCTTGAAACTTTATAAATAATCAAAACCTTTACGTAAACATATCCTTGGCGTTTCTTTAAGTTCAGTTCACTTTGCTTCTTCCACTTTTGCATTTCTTCTACATCGTTGGTCGTTCttcctgtgccgattgtgccgtgtgTGTAGATGCGGCGAGAAATATTTAAACTTGTACAAGCtcggaaagatgaccgaatagagatctgaatatccCCTTGATAGTTGTtaccatatgacacatgataaaagcgcttttTTAGACactctgggattatgttccgcaaATTAGGAATCACATATTCATGTGTAAAAGCtcggaaagatgaccgaatagagatctgaatatccTCTTGGTATTTGTTTACcacatgacacatgataaaagcgcttctttagacaatctgggattatgttcggTTTTAACACGCCCCTTAAATCTCAGTTATGTCTCGTTGCATTATGCTAATATTGACAGGGGTGCTAGTCTTTTTTCCCACTGTGCAAACTTGAAAAATCTCACCATAACACATTGTAGACTAGTGGGCttgaatggttttaatatatttcatcTTGGACTATCTAGTCTAatacttgaaaatggatatgatcATGTCAGGATCTTTATAtatcatgtcatcgaccaactgctcgaaatctCTTTCGTTTCTCGGGTTCACATCCGAcacaacacaacaaaaaataaacttcCAAAAATCAGTGTCTTGATACGCATCGTATAAGCCTATACGATGCGTACCAAGCCCGCCGCCAGACATAACCTGCACCTGTCAGTCTGTCATGTCATTTACTTTATTTCAATacacatcgtataggcctatacgatgcgtattgaattgAAAAGGTGTGCGGATAGACAGGGGGTGTGCCATTAGAAAACCCCTTATATAATCTGGTACATGATTCTATAACCTTGTAAGTGTTAacaaaatttaattttataacttGGCATGTGTTACATAATTACAAACACATGTGACATGATTATATGAACTAGTATGTGATTAATTAAActtaagggtaaattactttttgagtccctgtgttttatgcattttaactagttgagtccaaaagcaaaaagtttaacgatctgagtccctataagcatttttttaaccatttgagtccaaatttctaactccaTCCATCAAGTTTGTTAACTACAaaggtaatttggtcatttacacaCAAAGTACAAGTTTTATATGCACAAGAGTATAAGGAacaagttattaatgcataaatattttaatattatattaacTAAATTATATATAGTGTTCAAACCTGCACACACAGACGTTTCACACACACCTACCTG
This genomic stretch from Helianthus annuus cultivar XRQ/B chromosome 8, HanXRQr2.0-SUNRISE, whole genome shotgun sequence harbors:
- the LOC110916174 gene encoding WAT1-related protein At2g39510 isoform X2, whose translation is MTISIFLKIMLLGLLGPVIDQNLLFGGMKFTTVTFAAAMRNIVPVITFVMALIVRLETVKMKSLHSQGKILGTLVTVGGAMMMTLIRGPSIRFPWTNDHTLHHQTSVNTFNTQDQLKGSLMVTASCFSWASFLIVQALTLKSYPAELSFATLVCMIGALEGSLLVVVAERANASVWSINWDIKLLAEIYSGILCSGCAYYISGVVMQDKGPVFVAVFSPLGLVFVAILGSTILAEKLNLGSVLGAVIIVFGLYLVLWGKCKDQNRQDQESSIAQQQCDEHEDSDVKTQCC
- the LOC110916174 gene encoding WAT1-related protein At2g39510 isoform X1; translation: MSIESFKRVYVCTKPYLFMIFLQASYGLNGLVIKCALNKGLNHYTFSVYKNAFAALFIGPFAFFLERKIRPKMTISIFLKIMLLGLLGPVIDQNLLFGGMKFTTVTFAAAMRNIVPVITFVMALIVRLETVKMKSLHSQGKILGTLVTVGGAMMMTLIRGPSIRFPWTNDHTLHHQTSVNTFNTQDQLKGSLMVTASCFSWASFLIVQALTLKSYPAELSFATLVCMIGALEGSLLVVVAERANASVWSINWDIKLLAEIYSGILCSGCAYYISGVVMQDKGPVFVAVFSPLGLVFVAILGSTILAEKLNLGSVLGAVIIVFGLYLVLWGKCKDQNRQDQESSIAQQQCDEHEDSDVKTQCC